One Natator depressus isolate rNatDep1 chromosome 6, rNatDep2.hap1, whole genome shotgun sequence DNA window includes the following coding sequences:
- the STX4 gene encoding syntaxin-4 isoform X1: MRDRTQELREDDGSSDDEGAERMVLVVKPGSAKFQEEGEPLDEFFQTAQEIREALKTLEGKVKDLEKHQTTILATPLPEDNMKRDLQRLREEIKDLAKDIRRRLKTIEPKKGEEDENRNAINNRMKRTQHGILSQQFLELINKCNTIQSQYRDRNVERIHRQLQITGGGVVSDEELEQMLESGQTEVFVSNIMKDTRVTKQALNEIETRHDEILKLERSIQELHDMFTYLAIEVELQGEMINRIEKNILDSENYVHKGHQHLTSARENQQKARKKKVMIIICLSVTVVIVVVIIGVAIATG; this comes from the exons ATGAGGGATCGAACGCAGGAACTCAGAGAG gaTGACGGGAGCTCAGACGATGAGGGGGCCGAGAGGATGGTCCTGGTCGTGAAGCCAGGATCGGCCAAGTTCCAGGAGGAAGGGGAGCCACTGGACGAGTTTTTCCAGACG GCCCAGGAGATCCGCGAGGCGCTGAAGACCCTGGAGGGGAAGGTGAAGGATCTGGAAAAGCATCAGACCACGATTCTGGCCACCCCGCTGCCGGAGGACA ACATGAAGCGAGATCTGCAGAGACTGCGTGAGGAGATCAAGGACCTGGCCAAAGACATTCGGCGCCGCCTGAAAA CCATTGAGCCCAAGAAGGGCGAGGAGGACGAGAACAGAAATGCCATCAACAACCGGATGAAGAGAACCCAG CACGGCATCCTGTCCCAGCAGTTCCTGGAGCTGATCAACAAGTGCAACACCATCCAGTCGCAGTACCGGGACCGCAATGTGGAGCGAATCCACCGCCAGCTGCAGATCA CTGGCGGCGGCGTGGTGTCGGACGAAGAGCTGGAGCAGATGCTGGAGAGCGGCCAGACGGAGGTGTTTGTCTCTAAC atcaTGAAGGACACGCGTGTGACCAAGCAGGCGCTGAACGAGATAGAGACCCGGCATGACGAGATCCTCAAGCTGGAGCGCAGCATCCAGGAGCTGCATGACATGTTCACCTACCTCGCCATCGAGGTGGAGCTGCAG GGGGAGATGATCAACCGGATTGAGAAGAACATCCTGGACTCGGAGAACTACGTCCATAAGGGACACCAACATCTCACCTCGGCCAGGGAGAACCAGCAGAAAGCCCGCAAG AAGAAGGTCATGATCATCATCTGCCTCTCGGTCACCGTGGTCATCGTTGTGGTTATCATTGGAGTGGCCATCGCCACCGGCTAG
- the STX4 gene encoding syntaxin-4 isoform X2 has translation MVLVVKPGSAKFQEEGEPLDEFFQTAQEIREALKTLEGKVKDLEKHQTTILATPLPEDNMKRDLQRLREEIKDLAKDIRRRLKTIEPKKGEEDENRNAINNRMKRTQHGILSQQFLELINKCNTIQSQYRDRNVERIHRQLQITGGGVVSDEELEQMLESGQTEVFVSNIMKDTRVTKQALNEIETRHDEILKLERSIQELHDMFTYLAIEVELQGEMINRIEKNILDSENYVHKGHQHLTSARENQQKARKKKVMIIICLSVTVVIVVVIIGVAIATG, from the exons ATGGTCCTGGTCGTGAAGCCAGGATCGGCCAAGTTCCAGGAGGAAGGGGAGCCACTGGACGAGTTTTTCCAGACG GCCCAGGAGATCCGCGAGGCGCTGAAGACCCTGGAGGGGAAGGTGAAGGATCTGGAAAAGCATCAGACCACGATTCTGGCCACCCCGCTGCCGGAGGACA ACATGAAGCGAGATCTGCAGAGACTGCGTGAGGAGATCAAGGACCTGGCCAAAGACATTCGGCGCCGCCTGAAAA CCATTGAGCCCAAGAAGGGCGAGGAGGACGAGAACAGAAATGCCATCAACAACCGGATGAAGAGAACCCAG CACGGCATCCTGTCCCAGCAGTTCCTGGAGCTGATCAACAAGTGCAACACCATCCAGTCGCAGTACCGGGACCGCAATGTGGAGCGAATCCACCGCCAGCTGCAGATCA CTGGCGGCGGCGTGGTGTCGGACGAAGAGCTGGAGCAGATGCTGGAGAGCGGCCAGACGGAGGTGTTTGTCTCTAAC atcaTGAAGGACACGCGTGTGACCAAGCAGGCGCTGAACGAGATAGAGACCCGGCATGACGAGATCCTCAAGCTGGAGCGCAGCATCCAGGAGCTGCATGACATGTTCACCTACCTCGCCATCGAGGTGGAGCTGCAG GGGGAGATGATCAACCGGATTGAGAAGAACATCCTGGACTCGGAGAACTACGTCCATAAGGGACACCAACATCTCACCTCGGCCAGGGAGAACCAGCAGAAAGCCCGCAAG AAGAAGGTCATGATCATCATCTGCCTCTCGGTCACCGTGGTCATCGTTGTGGTTATCATTGGAGTGGCCATCGCCACCGGCTAG